In Blastopirellula sediminis, the following proteins share a genomic window:
- a CDS encoding phytoene desaturase family protein, producing the protein MAGGQFYDCVIIGGGHNGLVTAAYLAKAGKKVCVLERRHVLGGCSTTEELWPGFKVSTAAYVISLFLPEIIRDLQLKSHGLAILPRNPSSFTPTLDGRSLLMGPDELATQKEIAKFSQRDAENYPKYNQLLENVAKVIEPLLSRTAPDPLPMPKSWRKIGVTKRLRDAGRLWDMYSELGKLGTDLPAALELLTGAARPIVERWFESEPLRATLATDAIIGAFASISAPGTAYVLMHHVMGEAGGKRGVWGYVRGGMGGLATALENACRQYRVDIRREAPVSRILVDKGKVRGVQLVSGDTIEAECVGSSVDAHWTFEEFLDPDQLPPEFLAAVKNIDYASASAKVNLALSEPPNFTALPSTGVCPQHHGTMHVSPDIDYIERAYDDAKYGRPSASPILEMTMPTSVDDTIAPEGKHILSMFVQYAPYKLKEGSWDDIKESFADRCIEVFAEYAPNVPGSILHRQVLSPLDLERTYGITGGNIMQGAMNFNQLFVTRPVPGWADHRTPIAGLYLCGAASHPGGGVMGAAGKNAATEMLRDY; encoded by the coding sequence ATGGCTGGCGGACAATTTTACGACTGCGTCATTATCGGCGGCGGACACAATGGGCTGGTCACGGCCGCTTACCTCGCCAAGGCGGGGAAGAAAGTCTGCGTGCTGGAGCGTCGTCACGTTCTGGGCGGATGCAGCACCACCGAAGAGCTATGGCCCGGTTTTAAGGTCTCGACCGCGGCGTACGTCATCAGCCTGTTTCTGCCGGAGATCATTCGCGACTTGCAGCTGAAGTCGCACGGCCTGGCGATTTTGCCGCGTAATCCCTCCTCGTTCACGCCGACGCTCGATGGCCGTTCCCTACTGATGGGGCCCGACGAACTGGCGACCCAAAAGGAAATCGCCAAATTCAGCCAGCGCGACGCGGAGAACTATCCGAAATACAACCAGCTGCTCGAAAACGTCGCCAAGGTGATCGAGCCCCTCCTTTCCCGGACCGCCCCCGATCCGCTACCGATGCCGAAGAGCTGGCGCAAGATCGGCGTCACGAAGCGACTGCGCGATGCAGGCCGGCTGTGGGACATGTATAGCGAACTGGGGAAACTGGGGACCGATCTCCCCGCCGCCCTGGAATTGCTGACTGGCGCTGCCCGTCCGATCGTCGAACGCTGGTTTGAAAGCGAACCGCTTCGCGCGACGCTCGCCACCGACGCGATCATTGGCGCCTTCGCGTCGATCTCGGCGCCGGGAACCGCGTATGTGTTGATGCACCACGTGATGGGAGAAGCCGGCGGCAAACGAGGCGTTTGGGGTTATGTTCGCGGCGGGATGGGAGGCCTGGCTACGGCGCTCGAAAACGCGTGTCGTCAGTATCGCGTTGATATTCGCCGCGAAGCGCCGGTCTCACGGATCCTGGTCGACAAGGGGAAAGTCCGCGGCGTGCAGTTGGTCAGCGGCGACACGATCGAAGCGGAATGCGTCGGTTCGAGCGTCGACGCTCACTGGACGTTTGAAGAGTTTCTCGATCCCGATCAACTTCCGCCGGAGTTCCTGGCGGCGGTGAAAAACATCGACTATGCGTCCGCTTCGGCGAAGGTGAATCTCGCGCTGTCGGAACCGCCGAACTTCACCGCCCTCCCCTCGACCGGCGTTTGCCCGCAGCATCATGGAACGATGCACGTTTCGCCGGACATCGACTACATTGAACGGGCCTACGATGACGCCAAGTATGGCCGACCGAGCGCCAGTCCGATCTTGGAAATGACGATGCCGACCTCGGTCGACGATACGATCGCGCCGGAAGGAAAGCATATCCTCTCGATGTTCGTGCAGTACGCTCCGTACAAATTGAAGGAAGGATCGTGGGACGATATCAAGGAATCGTTCGCCGATCGCTGCATTGAAGTTTTTGCCGAATATGCGCCGAACGTGCCGGGCTCCATTTTGCATCGCCAGGTTCTGTCGCCGCTCGACCTGGAGCGGACCTACGGCATCACCGGCGGCAATATCATGCAGGGAGCGATGAACTTCAATCAGCTCTTTGTGACGCGACCGGTCCCGGGCTGGGCCGATCATCGGACGCCGATCGCCGGGCTTTATTTGTGCGGCGCCGCCAGCCATCCAGGCGGCGGGGTGATGGGGGCGGCCGGCAAGAATGCCGCGACCGAAATGCTGCGGGATTACTAA